One genomic region from Harpia harpyja isolate bHarHar1 chromosome 1, bHarHar1 primary haplotype, whole genome shotgun sequence encodes:
- the FOXF2 gene encoding forkhead box protein F2, which produces MTTESGQQRLEPPVPLRSCSPAPGALQMSRPPSSALETSTSSSSTSTSSSSSSAAAAASSKSKKASSGLRRPEKPPYSYIALIVMAIQSSPSKRLTLSEIYQFLQARFPFFRGSYQGWKNSVRHNLSLNECFIKLPKGLGRPGKGHYWTIDPASEFMFEEGSFRRRPRGFRRKCQALKPMYRMMNGLGFGASILPQGFDFQAPPASLACHSNGYNLDMMPNAMASGYEGLSGGHHVPHMSPNPGSTYMASCPVTANGDYGPDSSSSPVPSSPAMASAIECHSPYTSPSAHWTASGASPYIKQQGLPAANAASSGIHSSVPSYSLEQGYLHQSPRDDLSVGLPRYQHHPSPVCDRKDFVLNFNGISSFHPSASGSYYHHHHHQSVCQDIKPCVM; this is translated from the exons ATGACCACCGAGAGCGGCCAGCAGCGGCTGGAGCCCCCCGTCCCTCTCCGCTCCTGCAGCCCGGCTCCCGGAGCTCTCCAGATGAGCCGGCCGCCCTCCTCCGCCCTGGAGacctccacctcctcttcctccacctccacctcctcctcctcctcctcggcggcagcggcggcgtcCTCCAAGAGCAAGAAGGCCAGCTCGGGGCTGCGGCGGCCCGAGAAGCCCCCCTACTCCTACATCGCCCTCATCGTCATGGCCATCCAGAGCTCGCCCTCCAAGCGCCTGACCCTCAGCGAGATCTACCAGTTCCTGCAGGCCCGCTTCCCCTTCTTCCGCGGCTCCTACCAGGGCTGGAAGAACTCCGTGCGCCACAACCTCTCCCTCAACGAGTGCTTCATCAAGCTGCCCAAGGGCCTGGGCCGCCCAGGCAAGGGCCACTACTGGACCATCGACCCGGCCAGCGAGTTCATGTTCGAGGAGGGCTCCTTCCGACGGCGGCCCCGCGGCTTCAGGAGGAAATGCCAGGCGCTGAAGCCCATGTACCGCATGATGAACGGGCTGGGCTTCGGCGCCTCCATCCTCCCGCAGGGCTTCGACTTCCAGGCGCCCCCCGCCTCCCTCGCCTGCCACTCCAACGGCTACAACCTCGACATGATGCCCAACGCCATGGCCAGCGGCTACGAGGGACTCAGCGGCGGCCACCACGTCCCGCACATGTCGCCCAACCCCGGCTCGACCTACATGGCCAGCTGCCCGGTGACTGCCAACGGGGACTACGGCCccgacagcagcagcagccccgtgCCCTCCTCGCCAGCCATGGCAAGCGCCATCGAGTGCCACTCGCCCTACACGAGCCCTTCGGCTCACTGGACAGCCTCGGGGGCCTCGCCCTACATAAAGCAGCAGGGCCTCCCCGCCGCCAACGCCGCCTCCTCCGGCATCCACTCCAGCGTGCCCTCCTACTCCCTGGAGCAGGGCTACCTGCACCAGAGCCCCCGCGACGACCTCTCAG TGGGATTGCCTCGCTACCAGCATCACCCCTCCCCGGTGTGTGACAGGAAAGATTTTGTTCTCAATTTTAATGGCATTTCTTCGTTTCACCCTTCCGCTAGTGGATCTTActaccaccatcaccaccatcaAAGCGTCTGTCAAGACATCAAGCCCTGCGTGATGTGA